The Methanoculleus marisnigri JR1 genome window below encodes:
- the gyrB gene encoding DNA topoisomerase (ATP-hydrolyzing) subunit B, protein MTDTYDASHITVLEGLRPVRERPAMYIGSTESRGLHHLVYEVVDNAVDEALAGFCDLIQVTVNRDGSVSVDDNGRGIPVDLMPQYGKSALEIVLTVLHAGGKFDKNTYQVSGGLHGVGVSVVNALSSWLDATVFKDGNVYAMQFRQGLVAKPLASRPETEHEMEARYEERYGARDGQPLDYERLRGTRITFQPDRSIFETVEFDYDVLDHRLRELAYLNSGLTIVLRDERTGDVVTYCFEDGIRQFVAHLGEGKESLHDDIIYFQKRDSESKVEVEVALQYNNSYSETIYTYVNSVNTREGGTHLEGFRSALTRAINSAAHRNNLLKNNDAQVKGEDVREGLACVISTRVANPQFEGQTKMRLGNSNVRGIVDSLVYSSLTEYFEEHPKTLQTVVDKAMAAARAREAARTARELARRKSTLESTGLPGKLADCQERDPAKSELYIVEGDSAGGSAKQGRDRKFQAILPLRGKILNVEKASEHKILKNAEIQALISAIGTGVGDSFDAERARYHRIILMTDADVDGAHIRTLLLTFFYRYMVGLVENGYIYIAQPPLYRVAKGRQEQYVYREEEMREILAEWGEKGVSIQRYKGLGEMNAGQLWSTTMDPANRILKQVKIEDAAYANEIFEKLMGENVDARRDFIRRHAKEVSNLDV, encoded by the coding sequence ATGACTGATACCTACGATGCTTCACACATCACGGTACTGGAAGGCCTGAGGCCTGTGCGGGAACGTCCCGCCATGTACATAGGCAGCACGGAGAGCCGGGGACTTCACCACCTGGTCTACGAGGTCGTGGACAACGCCGTAGACGAGGCTCTCGCCGGGTTCTGCGATCTGATCCAGGTGACCGTCAACCGGGACGGCTCGGTCTCGGTTGATGATAACGGCCGTGGCATTCCGGTCGACCTCATGCCCCAGTACGGCAAGAGCGCGCTCGAGATCGTCCTCACCGTGCTGCACGCCGGCGGAAAGTTCGACAAGAATACCTACCAGGTATCCGGCGGCCTGCACGGCGTCGGTGTCTCGGTCGTCAACGCCCTCTCGAGCTGGCTCGATGCAACGGTCTTCAAGGACGGCAACGTCTATGCGATGCAGTTCCGGCAGGGTCTGGTCGCAAAACCGCTCGCGAGCCGCCCGGAGACCGAGCACGAGATGGAGGCGCGGTACGAGGAGCGCTATGGTGCCCGGGACGGGCAGCCGCTCGACTACGAACGGCTCCGGGGGACCCGGATCACGTTCCAGCCCGACCGTTCGATCTTCGAGACCGTCGAGTTCGATTACGACGTGCTGGATCACCGGCTCCGCGAACTCGCCTACTTAAACAGCGGCCTCACCATTGTCCTCCGGGACGAACGCACCGGCGATGTGGTCACCTACTGCTTCGAGGACGGGATCCGGCAGTTCGTCGCCCACCTCGGCGAGGGGAAGGAGAGCCTCCACGACGATATCATCTACTTCCAGAAGCGCGACTCCGAGAGCAAGGTCGAGGTCGAGGTCGCCCTGCAGTACAACAACTCATACTCGGAGACGATCTATACCTACGTCAACAGCGTCAACACCCGGGAGGGCGGCACCCACCTCGAAGGCTTCCGGAGCGCTCTCACCCGGGCGATCAACAGCGCTGCCCACCGTAACAACCTCCTAAAAAACAACGATGCCCAGGTCAAGGGTGAAGACGTCCGGGAAGGGCTCGCCTGTGTCATCAGCACCCGGGTGGCGAATCCGCAGTTCGAAGGGCAGACCAAGATGCGCCTTGGGAACAGCAACGTCCGGGGCATCGTGGACTCTCTCGTTTACTCCTCGCTCACCGAGTACTTCGAGGAGCACCCAAAGACCCTCCAGACGGTCGTGGACAAGGCGATGGCGGCCGCCAGAGCAAGGGAAGCCGCCCGGACTGCACGTGAACTCGCCCGGCGGAAGAGCACGCTGGAGTCGACCGGCCTCCCCGGGAAACTCGCCGACTGCCAGGAACGCGACCCGGCAAAGAGCGAACTCTACATCGTGGAGGGAGATTCGGCAGGGGGTTCCGCGAAACAGGGGCGGGATAGGAAGTTCCAGGCGATCCTTCCCCTGCGGGGGAAGATCCTGAACGTCGAGAAGGCGTCGGAGCACAAGATCCTGAAGAACGCCGAGATTCAGGCGCTGATATCCGCGATCGGCACCGGAGTCGGCGACAGTTTCGACGCGGAACGGGCCCGGTACCACCGGATCATCCTGATGACGGATGCCGATGTCGACGGAGCACACATCCGGACGCTCCTCCTCACGTTCTTCTACCGCTACATGGTGGGGCTCGTCGAAAACGGCTACATCTACATCGCCCAGCCGCCTCTCTACCGGGTGGCGAAGGGCAGACAGGAACAGTATGTCTACCGCGAAGAGGAGATGCGAGAGATCCTCGCCGAGTGGGGCGAGAAAGGCGTCTCGATCCAGCGCTACAAGGGTCTCGGTGAGATGAACGCCGGACAGCTCTGGAGCACCACGATGGACCCGGCAAACCGGATTCTCAAGCAGGTGAAGATTGAGGACGCCGCCTACGCGAACGAAATATTCGAGAAACTTATGGGAGAGAACGTGGACGCCCGGAGAGATTTCATCCGCAGGCATGCAAAGGAGGTGAGCAACCTTGACGTCTGA
- the gyrA gene encoding DNA gyrase subunit A, whose protein sequence is MTSEGEGVVPINIEEEMKSCYIDYAMSVIIGRAIPDARDGLKPVHRRTLYAMWEMGNTSDKPYKKSARIVGDVMGKYHPHGDSAIYDTLVKMAQPFSYRCMLVDGQGNFGSIDGDSAAAMRYTEARLTKISEELLTDIDKKTVDFVPNFDESLQEPSVLPARIPNLLVNGSSGIAVGMATNMPPHNLREVCEATCRVIDDAGTSTEELMQVMPGPDFPTGGIMMGTAGIRDAYLTGRGKCVVRGVAEIEEEGRTPQIIITEIPFQVNKARLIEHIASLVRDKRIEGIGDIRDESDRDGMRIVVELKRGAAPQVILNFLYKHTALESSFGIINLAIVDRQPRTLNLKEIIHEFLKHRVDVVRRRTEFDLTKNEERMHILRGLLVALDNIDAVIATIRGSGTTDEAQKALVAKFALDEVQADAILKMQLRRLAALEHQKILDERDAIAAEIERLSAILASEASILAEIKKELVDIGARFGDERRTRIAQAAEAFDREDLIEDKPVLVSLTSSNYVKRIDLDTYRNQRRGGHGVIGMATKDNDGVEKVFVANMHDNLLCFTDRGRMYWLKIYDLPEGQRTGKGKALVNLLNLDGEERVTTVIPVREYRPDHHLFFATRNGTVAKMALDEFSRPRQTGINAINLRDGDALVDVKATDGNQELILTTKFGQSLRFHEEAVRPVHRNAMGVRGIKLRHGDALQAIAIVEDDHLLTITEQGYGKRTEFDEYRGHGRGTLGVRNIVVDARAGNVVGSMAVSDDDEIIVMSASGIVIRTKVSEISIQKRGTRGVRVMKLDDGDRVIGFTILDSEEPEEEA, encoded by the coding sequence TTGACGTCTGAAGGGGAAGGGGTTGTCCCGATCAACATCGAAGAGGAGATGAAATCATGCTACATCGACTACGCGATGAGCGTGATCATCGGCCGTGCCATCCCCGACGCGAGAGACGGCTTGAAGCCGGTGCACCGCCGCACCCTCTACGCGATGTGGGAGATGGGCAACACGAGCGACAAGCCCTACAAGAAGAGCGCCCGTATTGTCGGAGACGTGATGGGTAAGTACCATCCTCACGGCGATTCGGCCATCTACGATACGCTCGTGAAGATGGCCCAGCCCTTCTCCTACCGCTGCATGCTGGTGGACGGCCAGGGGAACTTCGGGTCAATCGACGGCGACTCCGCTGCCGCCATGCGTTACACGGAGGCCCGGCTCACGAAGATCTCGGAGGAACTGCTCACCGATATCGACAAGAAGACGGTGGATTTCGTCCCGAACTTCGACGAATCGCTCCAGGAGCCCAGTGTCCTCCCCGCCCGGATCCCGAACCTCCTCGTCAACGGGTCGAGCGGGATTGCCGTCGGCATGGCGACGAACATGCCGCCCCACAACCTCAGAGAGGTCTGCGAGGCGACCTGCCGCGTTATCGACGACGCGGGCACCTCCACGGAGGAGCTGATGCAGGTCATGCCCGGACCGGACTTCCCGACCGGCGGGATCATGATGGGCACCGCAGGCATCCGCGACGCCTATCTGACCGGTCGCGGAAAGTGCGTTGTCAGGGGCGTCGCGGAGATCGAGGAAGAGGGCCGGACACCGCAGATCATCATAACCGAGATCCCCTTCCAGGTGAACAAGGCGCGCCTGATCGAGCATATCGCCTCCCTCGTCCGCGATAAAAGGATTGAGGGGATCGGCGATATCCGCGACGAGTCCGACCGCGACGGCATGCGGATCGTGGTCGAACTCAAGAGGGGAGCCGCGCCTCAGGTGATACTGAACTTCCTCTATAAGCACACGGCGCTCGAGTCTTCCTTCGGCATCATCAACCTCGCGATCGTCGACCGCCAGCCCCGGACCCTGAACCTCAAGGAGATCATCCACGAGTTCCTCAAGCACCGGGTGGACGTGGTCCGGCGGAGGACCGAGTTCGATCTCACGAAGAACGAGGAACGGATGCACATCCTCCGCGGCCTCCTCGTCGCGCTCGACAACATCGACGCGGTCATCGCGACCATCCGGGGTTCCGGGACGACCGATGAGGCGCAGAAGGCCCTGGTGGCAAAGTTTGCGCTGGACGAGGTGCAGGCGGACGCCATCTTGAAGATGCAACTCCGGAGGCTTGCGGCGCTCGAACACCAGAAGATTCTCGACGAGCGCGATGCAATTGCGGCGGAGATCGAGCGGTTGTCCGCGATCCTCGCAAGCGAGGCGAGCATTCTCGCCGAGATCAAGAAGGAACTCGTCGATATCGGTGCGCGCTTCGGCGACGAACGGAGAACCCGGATTGCGCAGGCAGCCGAGGCGTTCGACAGGGAGGACCTCATCGAGGACAAACCGGTGCTGGTCTCGCTCACTTCCTCGAATTACGTGAAGAGGATCGACCTCGACACCTACCGGAACCAGCGGCGCGGCGGTCACGGCGTCATCGGGATGGCGACGAAAGACAACGACGGCGTCGAGAAGGTCTTCGTCGCGAACATGCACGACAACCTCCTCTGCTTCACCGACAGGGGAAGGATGTACTGGCTGAAGATCTACGATCTTCCCGAGGGGCAGCGGACGGGCAAGGGCAAGGCCCTCGTCAACCTCTTAAACCTCGACGGCGAAGAGCGCGTGACCACGGTGATCCCGGTCAGGGAGTACCGGCCCGACCATCACCTCTTCTTTGCGACGAGGAACGGGACGGTCGCGAAGATGGCGCTCGACGAGTTCTCGAGGCCGCGGCAGACCGGGATCAATGCCATCAACCTCCGCGACGGCGATGCGCTGGTGGACGTGAAGGCGACCGACGGCAACCAGGAGTTGATCCTGACGACGAAGTTCGGACAGAGCCTCCGGTTCCACGAGGAAGCCGTCCGCCCGGTTCACCGGAACGCCATGGGCGTGCGGGGGATCAAGCTCCGCCACGGCGACGCGCTGCAGGCCATAGCCATCGTCGAGGACGACCATCTCCTCACCATCACGGAGCAGGGCTACGGGAAGCGGACGGAGTTCGACGAGTACCGCGGCCACGGCAGGGGCACGCTCGGGGTGCGAAACATCGTCGTCGACGCCCGGGCGGGTAACGTCGTCGGGTCGATGGCGGTCTCCGACGACGACGAGATCATCGTGATGAGTGCGTCCGGCATCGTGATCCGGACGAAGGTTTCCGAGATCTCGATCCAGAAGCGGGGCACCCGCGGTGTCCGGGTCATGAAACTCGACGACGGCGACCGGGTCATCGGGTTCACGATCCTGGATTCCGAGGAGCCCGAGGAAGAGGCGTAA
- a CDS encoding DUF2178 domain-containing protein yields the protein MKQRTYLICIALVAIGLVFALGFGLTTANMIVPVVAVIAGIAILALCRRSVTEVTEDELSTILHGKAALSALEVTILIAAIGFAALMSFSSGGGSGWGLATYDNGSTKVYYGVLSISPTLSVSPLDLNYESYSLYEGSYLIPDPANLTFDDVIAIDAMFAEGHRIRDTTRAFGAALGAVTVLLTALYGAFLWYYNRKYGA from the coding sequence ATGAAACAGAGAACCTATCTCATCTGCATCGCCCTGGTGGCAATCGGCCTGGTCTTTGCTCTCGGATTCGGCCTGACGACCGCAAACATGATCGTCCCGGTCGTCGCCGTCATTGCCGGCATCGCTATCCTGGCTCTCTGCCGCCGCAGCGTGACGGAGGTCACGGAAGACGAACTCTCCACGATCCTGCACGGGAAAGCGGCGCTCAGCGCACTTGAGGTGACCATCCTCATCGCCGCGATCGGATTTGCTGCGCTGATGAGCTTTTCGTCCGGCGGTGGATCCGGCTGGGGCCTGGCAACATACGACAATGGATCGACCAAGGTCTACTACGGGGTACTCTCTATCTCTCCAACACTCTCCGTCTCTCCTCTAGATCTGAATTACGAAAGTTACTCCCTGTACGAAGGCTCCTACCTCATCCCCGACCCGGCAAACCTGACTTTTGACGACGTCATCGCCATTGATGCGATGTTTGCCGAAGGCCACCGCATCCGTGATACGACCCGCGCGTTCGGTGCGGCGCTCGGCGCGGTCACGGTGCTGTTGACGGCACTGTACGGCGCGTTCCTGTGGTATTACAACAGAAAATACGGGGCGTAA
- a CDS encoding helix-turn-helix transcriptional regulator, which translates to MKNRIKVFRAMHDMTQEELADAIRVTRRTINSIERGKYNPSIEVAYRIAKTFGVTIEEVFCFEDGEDTEDRR; encoded by the coding sequence ATGAAGAACAGGATCAAGGTCTTTCGCGCGATGCACGACATGACCCAGGAGGAGCTTGCCGATGCGATCCGGGTCACCCGGCGGACGATCAACTCCATCGAGCGGGGGAAGTACAACCCCTCCATCGAGGTCGCCTACAGGATCGCGAAAACCTTCGGTGTCACCATCGAGGAGGTCTTCTGCTTCGAGGACGGCGAGGATACGGAGGACCGGCGATGA
- a CDS encoding ABC transporter ATP-binding protein, whose protein sequence is MIRCDHLTKIYNSIAAVDDLCLEIPAGEVFGLLGPNGAGKSTTILMLVGLIQPTSGACSIDGTEVAAHPIEVKKKIGYMPEDVGFYPDRTAEENLDYAARFYGLSEAERKRRVDDLLALVGLDGVGTKVGGYSKGMRQRLGLARALVNEPAVVILDEPTANLDPRGVLDYRRIVRSLADRGTTVLVSSHILSEVSKVCTSVGILARGKLIASGDREMLSRAAMQDRVTIDVETVTPMPRLTNPEILSAEYSQDTCSARIVAKHDISGFIAETLYAEGILPRRLAVEMPDMEDILLSYYAEGTA, encoded by the coding sequence ATGATCCGCTGCGACCACCTGACCAAGATCTACAACAGCATCGCTGCCGTGGACGACCTCTGCCTCGAGATCCCCGCCGGCGAGGTCTTCGGGCTGCTCGGCCCGAACGGCGCCGGCAAGAGCACCACCATCCTGATGCTCGTCGGGCTCATCCAGCCGACCTCGGGCGCGTGCTCCATCGACGGGACCGAGGTCGCCGCCCACCCAATCGAGGTGAAGAAGAAGATTGGCTACATGCCCGAAGACGTCGGGTTCTACCCCGACCGCACCGCAGAAGAGAACCTCGACTACGCGGCGAGGTTCTACGGGCTCAGCGAGGCCGAGCGGAAACGGCGGGTCGACGACCTCCTCGCCCTCGTCGGGCTGGACGGCGTCGGGACGAAGGTCGGCGGCTACTCGAAAGGGATGCGGCAGCGCCTCGGTCTCGCCCGGGCCCTCGTCAACGAACCCGCCGTCGTCATCCTCGACGAGCCCACGGCAAACCTCGACCCCCGGGGGGTGCTGGACTACCGCCGGATCGTCAGGAGTCTTGCCGACCGGGGAACGACCGTGCTCGTCTCCTCCCACATCCTCTCAGAGGTGAGCAAAGTCTGCACCTCCGTCGGTATCCTCGCACGCGGCAAACTCATCGCGTCCGGCGACCGGGAGATGCTCTCGCGCGCCGCGATGCAGGACCGGGTGACGATCGACGTCGAGACCGTGACCCCGATGCCCCGGCTCACGAACCCGGAGATCCTCTCTGCGGAGTATTCGCAGGACACCTGCTCCGCCCGGATCGTCGCGAAGCATGATATCAGCGGTTTCATCGCAGAGACCCTGTATGCCGAAGGCATCCTCCCCCGGCGGCTGGCGGTCGAGATGCCCGACATGGAGGATATCCTGCTCTCGTATTACGCGGAGGGAACCGCATGA
- a CDS encoding ABC transporter permease — protein MTQAALRIIAGKEFSDHLRSRRFHLLFAILAVVAAVGMITGAVQYSKDLSDYNAVQMIAEGDDDPTLAGNLAGMKPSVLSAYSQMGMLMAGIGVVLGIAMGFDLVTREKESKSLKSLLAYPVFRDEVINGKALGGVGAIALAMGVVLIVSVAIMALFGIVPNLDELVRILVFGVTSFLLVFTFFALALLMSTVSKDSGSALLYSLIVMIVLSSFIPIFAYTPVYSAVFGDAPTPPGMSTYSYQQSSSAYTVTSVAVAYKSDDAVDPEALAEYERASREYMNQKRTITDIVTLVSPTGNYQTILGAVSQPAGENTPGLGNLLGALACNIIALLAMPAAFFGLAWVRFMREDIR, from the coding sequence ATGACGCAGGCGGCCTTGCGTATCATCGCGGGCAAGGAGTTCTCCGACCATCTCCGGAGCAGGCGGTTCCACCTCCTCTTCGCGATCCTGGCCGTCGTCGCCGCCGTCGGCATGATCACCGGAGCGGTCCAGTACTCGAAAGACCTCTCCGACTACAACGCGGTCCAGATGATCGCGGAGGGGGACGACGACCCGACGCTCGCCGGCAACCTTGCCGGGATGAAACCCTCCGTCCTCTCGGCATACTCCCAGATGGGAATGCTGATGGCCGGTATCGGCGTGGTGCTCGGGATCGCGATGGGGTTCGACCTGGTGACCCGGGAGAAAGAGAGTAAATCCCTCAAAAGCCTGCTCGCCTACCCGGTGTTCCGCGACGAGGTGATCAACGGAAAAGCCCTCGGGGGCGTCGGCGCAATCGCGCTCGCGATGGGGGTCGTCCTGATCGTCTCCGTTGCAATCATGGCCCTGTTCGGCATCGTCCCGAACCTCGACGAACTGGTACGCATCCTGGTCTTCGGGGTGACGTCGTTCCTCCTCGTCTTCACGTTCTTTGCCCTCGCCCTCCTGATGTCGACGGTCTCCAAAGACAGCGGGAGCGCCCTGCTGTACTCCCTGATCGTGATGATCGTTCTCTCGTCGTTCATTCCGATCTTCGCGTACACCCCGGTATACTCGGCCGTCTTCGGCGACGCCCCCACCCCGCCGGGCATGTCCACCTACTCCTACCAGCAGAGTTCTTCGGCCTATACTGTGACATCGGTCGCGGTTGCATACAAATCCGACGATGCCGTAGACCCGGAAGCCCTCGCGGAGTACGAGCGGGCATCGAGAGAGTACATGAACCAGAAACGGACAATCACCGATATCGTCACGCTCGTCTCGCCGACCGGCAACTACCAGACGATTCTCGGCGCCGTATCGCAGCCCGCAGGGGAGAATACCCCGGGACTCGGAAACCTCCTCGGCGCCCTCGCCTGCAACATCATCGCCCTGCTTGCAATGCCCGCAGCCTTCTTCGGGCTGGCATGGGTCCGGTTCATGCGGGAGGATATCCGGTGA
- a CDS encoding secondary thiamine-phosphate synthase enzyme YjbQ translates to MFRTTIKVDTHGEGEIVDLTPRVAQAVAESGVREGLANVFVAGSTAAVTTIEYEPGVLSDLSRALSVIAPADIPYAHDAAWGDGNGRSHVRAAIVGPSISIPVIAGALACGTWQQIVLLELDVRSRRERTVYVTVTD, encoded by the coding sequence ATGTTTCGTACGACGATAAAAGTAGATACGCACGGCGAGGGGGAGATCGTCGACCTCACGCCCAGGGTGGCGCAGGCGGTCGCCGAGAGCGGTGTTCGGGAAGGCCTCGCGAACGTCTTCGTCGCGGGCTCGACCGCCGCCGTCACCACCATCGAGTACGAGCCCGGCGTGCTCTCCGATCTCTCCCGGGCGCTCTCGGTCATCGCCCCGGCCGATATCCCCTACGCCCACGATGCGGCGTGGGGCGACGGCAACGGCCGCTCCCACGTCAGGGCGGCAATCGTCGGCCCGTCGATCTCTATTCCGGTCATCGCCGGTGCGCTCGCGTGCGGCACCTGGCAGCAGATTGTCCTCTTAGAACTCGACGTGCGGTCGAGGCGCGAGCGCACGGTCTACGTCACCGTCACGGACTGA
- a CDS encoding UPF0147 family protein — MASPDETIRICIQMLQNISEDSTIPRNIRRVADSTKSVLQDDSRSIGLRAATAISMIDEISNDPNMPVHARTRIWELVSQLETVPLD, encoded by the coding sequence ATGGCAAGTCCAGACGAAACAATACGGATCTGCATCCAGATGCTACAGAATATCAGTGAGGATTCTACCATTCCAAGAAATATCCGGCGCGTCGCAGACTCGACCAAATCGGTTCTCCAGGACGACTCCAGGAGCATTGGTCTTCGCGCCGCAACCGCAATCTCCATGATAGACGAGATCAGCAACGACCCGAACATGCCGGTCCACGCACGGACCCGCATCTGGGAACTGGTATCTCAACTCGAAACGGTACCTCTCGACTAA